The following DNA comes from Vigna radiata var. radiata cultivar VC1973A chromosome 4, Vradiata_ver6, whole genome shotgun sequence.
aatgaaatagtAACTATAACTTGTATGGTAAGTATAATTAGGCTTTACTTAGaaaaaatggattaaatatgttttttttcttcaatttattaattaaaattctttttctttcctatttcaaaattatgtaccaatttcatctttatattttataaaagaatgtaaaatgttatcaacaacaaattatagttaatgatattaaattatagttAATGATATTAGAGTCTTTCTTTTCTACCTATTTAAAACTCTCTCTTTACAATTCTTTTTTAggtaatttatgaataaaaaggtatagattttttttattgcttttaccACAATCTCtagtttatttcaaaatattagtttatatCATTTACCACGTGAACAAAATTTTATCCCCATTGAAATTAAAGAACtaaaatcattgtttttaaaaaataaaaataatttaaaatttcatagaAAAACCATTTCTAATTTTgcataattaaaagaaaattttatttaatcataataataaagttatcaTTCAATATATAACATTATTCAAGAGTTAAGGTGTTGCTCACTCCATCACTTCCAAGTGTTCCGGTATCtttccacaattttttttattcgagAAATATTTTACACAGTATTGATAATGATTCACTCACtatcagaaaaaaataaatgatgtgACTTCACCGTTAGTCAACTCAGTTTCTTTCTAAAGTAATTGgtttttgagaataaaaaattataattttctaaaaaaaaaaactaaaatgtaccttaatttaggtttaatacctattttggtttctcctttgggagagtttgttcaaagtggtccttccttttttaaaaagttcactttagtcatagctttcgcaaaaactgttcgtGTAGGTCCTTTTGGTGTTAACTTGACTAACGGCAGAGCTACCAGGTGTTTAATAtgtgatgatgtggcattgttaagtgttttaaaaaaataaataattgtgacgtgtaaattaatatagttaggggttcaattaaaaaatgaattaggattaaattagaaattgaattagGGATAATTTTCTGCAATCCATCCTCTTCGTCCATCAGCACGCTAGGGATTTTCTGCAATCAGGCAATTTCTGCAAATCAGTGGCAAAACAGATATCCAAGAAGAGGCTTCACAACAAACTGGCCAAAATAACCAGTGGCAATTTCTGCTGGCCTCTTAAATGTCTCAATGAagtcattttcatttgaattaacCCCAACTGCAAACATAAAAAAACCTAGCGCTGGTGCATAGTATCTACAAGAATATTTACAGTTTAGAAGAAATGCAACATGAAATTCTACATCAGGGATAATTGTTGTTCCTTCATTAATTGCAAATCATCTGACTATTTAAATTTGCAAAACTGCAATTACTCGCATAACAATCTTGTTATCTATCAATTCATCAGAACATCTACAAACTTGCTGGTTAACCACACTAAAGAACGTGGGTAGATTAGAACAAGTAGTATGCTAACAATGAGTACATGAGgcatatataaatttgattgcTTCAGAATCTCCAgaatagaaattgaattttaCTCTACctgagataaaagaaaaagaaaataaacaacaacgaAGATgccttttttcattttcatttgattaCACGCATGAGAGAAGCCTACATAGTGCAGAAATCCCTAGCGCGCTGATGGACGAAGAGGATGGATTGAAGGTATGAACCCTAAGTCGCCCAGATTTTCCCAATCTGAATCGCAAATTTTATCCCAAATTTTCTCagatttttttacttaattacccACCCAAAATTATCCctaattcaatttctaatttaaccctaattcattttttaattgaaccctaactatattaatttacacgtcacaattatttatttttttaaaacactgaacaatgccacatcatcgcATATTAGACACCTCCTATCTCTGTCGTTAGTTAAGTTAacgtcgtaaccaaaaaggaTTTATTTGAACAGTTTTGTGAAAGCtgggactaaagtgaactttttaaaaaagaaaagaccactttaaacaaaacctcccaaaagaggaaccaaaataggtattaaacccttaatttaaaagaaaaactaaaaataaaattgttagttattttaaaggttaaaaatatatttaaccctaaattttaaattaaatttgttaagtaatcatttcatttcatttttgcaTAAAATACTCTTTTTGCGTAACCCTTCTCCTGAGCTCCACCAAGTTACTTCAGCCCAAATCAGAACCACTTGTACTGGCGCCAGTCATCAAACTTCTGCGATTGCAACTCTACCACTTGACCAAAGCCATTGTCAGCGACAAGTTCATAGCCGGAGTTAACCCTAGCTATCCTCCATTCAACCAGATTCGCCGAAAGCCAATACCAGTCCTGCCTGATCAGACTCGCCGGCGGCATCGCCTCCTCCTCCGATTCCGGTGCGTGCTCCAATTTCGCTTTCCTCACATTTTAAGAATGTTGGGTCATCATCATTTCATTTAGTATTTGTAGAAATTATATGCCCATAAGGTGTTTGTAGAAATGTTGAAACACTATTTCCGGTGAAATACTTGTGTAGTAATttggtatattttttaaaaaaatttaatcacatTACCACCGGAAACCCCTGCATTTGCAGTTTTATACCCATCAACCGTTCCCTTGTACAGCCTTAGCTCACCGATCACCACTAGCTAACCAATAGCAATACCAACTATACTATGATATTGTAATCCGTGTTTTTTTTTCACAGTCGTATATTGTGAGCTgctataaaaaagaaaaagaacagaaaaaaccAGAATTGTTGCGTTTTCTTTGGGGAAGGATTACCAGAAAGCAACCATGAGTTAAGGGTCCGATGAGTTAAGGCCAGATCGTGAGTAACTGCCATTTCTTTGGAACGAAAGAACCCAAGAAAAAACCGCCATCTAGGGTTTTAAAGCAACTGTTAATCGTTGGACCAATTTCTCAGTCTTGCGCTTCAATGGAGaatccaaagaagaagaagaaaaccagTCAAAATCCTGAGGCAAAGTTCCAATTTGAGCTCAACTCGTGTTCCAAGGCTAAGGACCTGCGAGGCGCCATATCTCTCTATGACGACGCCGTTTTGAACAACACCCGCCTCAACCAACACCACTTCAATGCCCTCCTCTACCTCTGCTCCAACTCCGTCGCCGACCACTCGCTCAAAACCACCGCACTTGATTACGGTTTCCGCGCCTTCCGCCACATGTCCGCTCTCGGCGTCGTTCCCAATGAGGCCTCTGTCACCGCCGTCGCGCGCCTCGCTGCGGCCAAGGGTGATGCCGATTATGCCTTCGAGTTGGTGAAGGGCATGGGCAAGTACAACAATGCTACCCCGAGACTGCGAACCTACGATCCTGCGTTGTTCTGTTTCTGTGAAATGCTAGACGCGGATAAGGCTTACGAGGTGGAGGAGCACATGAATGGCGTTGGGGTGAGTTTGGAGGAGGCGGAAGTTGCCGCGCTTTTGAAGGTGAGTGCACGGAGTGGTAGAGCGGACAAGGTGTATGAGTATTTGCATAAGCTTAGAAACTGTGTGAGGTGTGTTAGTGAGTCCACTGCGGTAATTGTTGAGGAGTGGTTTTGTGGTGCCAAGGCCTCTGAGATTGGTGAGGTGGAATTTGATGTGGGGCGGGTCAAAGACGGGGTTTTGCGGAATGGGGGAGGGTGGCATGGTCAGGGATGGGTTGGTAAAGGGGATTGGGCCGTCAGCAGGACGAGTGTTGGTGCTGATGgacattgttgttgttgtggggAGCAATTGGTTTGTGTTGATATTGATGATGCAGAGACGGAGAAGTTTGCAGGGTCTGTTGCTGGCTTGGCCTTGGAACGAGAGGTCAAGGCCAATTTTAGTGAATTTCAGGTGTTGTTGATCTCTCCATTCATTGCAATGCTACACAGTTTTAAATGAGATGAATGATGATATACTATTGTTAGAGTTTAGTTTCTGTGCTAGGTAGGTATCAATCAGGAATCTTGATAGGTATGACTTTTTAGGGTAGTTATTGTTAAAGTCAACAAACTTAATATGCATGACAATTTGTGATTGGATTACTTTCGTATAAAATCCCTTTGCAATATTGATGCATCCATTATTTACTCTTGATTTTGTTAGTCTAGCTATAATAGCTTGGTTTTGATACTTCTGGTTGATCCCTTACAGGCCTGGCTTGAAACACATGACTCTTATGAAGCTATAGTGGATGGAGCAAATGTTGGGCTCTACAAACAAAATTTTGCTGATGGTGGATTTAGCATTTCTCAGGTTGTATTCCTAAGTTATAGAGTTCATTTAATTTTACTGTCTGAACAAGTTATGTATGTTTATTGC
Coding sequences within:
- the LOC106758075 gene encoding proteinaceous RNase P 3, which encodes MENPKKKKKTSQNPEAKFQFELNSCSKAKDLRGAISLYDDAVLNNTRLNQHHFNALLYLCSNSVADHSLKTTALDYGFRAFRHMSALGVVPNEASVTAVARLAAAKGDADYAFELVKGMGKYNNATPRLRTYDPALFCFCEMLDADKAYEVEEHMNGVGVSLEEAEVAALLKVSARSGRADKVYEYLHKLRNCVRCVSESTAVIVEEWFCGAKASEIGEVEFDVGRVKDGVLRNGGGWHGQGWVGKGDWAVSRTSVGADGHCCCCGEQLVCVDIDDAETEKFAGSVAGLALEREVKANFSEFQAWLETHDSYEAIVDGANVGLYKQNFADGGFSISQLDCVVKELYNQSGNKWPLVVLHNKRLRGLMENPSSRKLVEEWMNSGALYTTPNGSNDDWYWLFAAVKLRCLLVTNDEMRDHIFELIGSNFFNQWKERHQVHYTFIKGNLKLQMPPSYSLVIQESEKGYWHVPLAPGTSSESSACWLCITRPSGHDAVTTVSNGVSSCLDSQVDENSATSISGKRKERSPPS